The Serinus canaria isolate serCan28SL12 chromosome 23, serCan2020, whole genome shotgun sequence genome has a window encoding:
- the PHACTR4 gene encoding phosphatase and actin regulator 4 isoform X1 gives MGQPHFSRPVNPGAFAEDVDHAPSDASMGVDVLESGDTTPPTKRKSKFSSFGKIFKPWKWRKKKSSDKFKETSEVLERKISMRKPREELVKRGVLLEEPEQDGEEPEKLNPPALKNGHTVPIGGPGVCNLPSQEEEATKPPSLRKPVPVEEPKKRQGSSSSHPGPELEPPQEPHVPRQPLLPPKRPPSTSQEANEVQAKDPTPASSTARTAPFSTAPTAAKTVSSTAAPSPAPRTLLPAPASANAIAPTSTTSTAPAKQPPVPPPKPVNRNSNSLIAELSQVMTSGTALSKPSPPLPPKRGLLPNNTSEAVTSKPPNDRTVTASRPAPIPVHMTSAYPPPSPSPPLPTHIPPEPPRVALPTSTPVPDPPCSLDLPKETPLPPPLPEEFRSMEVLKRTAEQGFGEPHVLPRLPQIPLHIRIQQALASPLPVTPPPEGSHRAHSLLFENDGFGEDNGTLGRTRSLPVTIEMLKVPDDEEEEDDDQEEEQNSGPRVYIGDVPSVTVIPKLVPQVLPEEQEGDEGMSDSDSEGPILYKDDEDEEEDESHNSTLANKVKRKDTLAIKLGNTTAPQEEKSIFPRKSKEEWNEIRHQIGTTLIRRLSQRPTAEELEQRNILQPKNEADRQAEKREIKRRLTRKLSQRPTVAELQARKILRFNEYVEVTDAQDYDRRADKPWTKLTPADKAAIRKELNEFKSCEMEVHEESKQFTRYHRP, from the exons ATGGGGCAGCCGCACTTCTCGAGACCGGTAAATCCAGGTGCTTTTG ctgaagaCGTGGATCACGCCCCAAGTGATGCCAGCATGGGGGTAGATGTTTTGGAATCAGGTGACACCACACCTCCtacaaagaggaaaagcaagtTCTCAAGCTTTGGCAAGATTTTCAAACCCTGGaagtggaggaaaaagaaaagcagtgacaaATTCAAGGAGACTTCAGAAG TTTTAGAACGAAAGATTTCTATGCGAAAGCCAAGAGAGGAGCTGGTAAAAAGAGGGGTTCTGTTGGAAGAGCCTGAGCAGG ATGGTGAAGAGCCAGAGAAGCTGAACCCACCTGCACTGAAGAATGGCCACACTGTCCCCATTGGGGGCCCTGGGGTCTGTAacctgcccagccaggaggaAGAGGCCACAAAGCCACCCAGCCTtaggaagcctgttccagtggaGGAACCAAAGAAGAGGCAGG gctcctccagcagccacccTGGGCCTGAACTGGAACCACCTCAGGAGCCACATGTTCCCAGACAACCTCTTCTTCCTCCAAAAAGACCTCCCTCTACTTCCCAGGAGGCAAACGAAGTACAGGCAAAGGATCCAacacctgccagcagcactgcaagaaCTGCCCCCTTCAGCACAGCCCCCACAGCAGCAAAGACAGTCAGTTCCacagctgccccttccccagcccccaggactctgctccctgctcctgcaagTGCCAATGCTATTGCTCCCACCAGTacaaccagcacagctcctgccaaacagcctcctgtccctcctcccaAACCCGTCAACAGAAACAGCAACTCACTAATAG ctgaacTTTCCCAAGTAATGACCAGTGGTACAGCCTTGTCCAagccttcccctcctctccctccaaaGAGAGGCCTTCTGCCTAACAACACGTCAGAGGCTGTCACCTCTAAGCCCCCAAACGACAGGACAGTGACAGCAAGTCGCCCTGCACCAATTCCAGTGCACATGACCTCAGCTTATCCACCACCTTCGCCCTCGCCGCCGCTGCCCACCCACATACCCCCTGAACCTCCACGCGTGGCCCTGCCCACCTCCACCCCTGTCCCAGACCCACCGTGCTCCCTGGACTTGCCCAAGGAgactcctctgcctcctcctcttcctgaaGAGTTCAGGTCCATGGAAGTGTTGAAGAGGACAGCAGAACAAGGCTTTGGTGAACCCCATGTGCTGCCTCGCTTGCCTCAAATCCCACTGCACATTCGTATCCAGCAGGCTCTGGCCAGCCCTCTGCCTGTCACCCCACCTCCCGAGGGGTCCCACAGGGCTCACTCGTTGCTCTTTGAGAACGATGGTTTTGGAGAAGACAATGGCACTCTGGGGAGGACAAGATCCCTGCCTGTCACCATTGAGATGCTCAAAGT TCCAGAcgatgaggaagaggaagatgatgacCAGGAAGAAGAACAGAATTCAGGTCCTCGCGTGTATATTGGAGATGTGCCATCTGTCACAGTCATCCCCAAACTGGTACCCCAGGTCCTCCcggaggagcaggaaggagatgAAGGGATGAGCGACTCTGACTCCGAGGGGCCCATCCTGTATAAAgatgatgaggatgaggaagaagaTGAAAGCCATAACA GCACACTGGCCAATAAAGTGAAGAGGAAAGATACGCTCGCTATAAAGCTGGGGAACACAACTGCGCCACAGGAGGAGAAGAGCATCTTCCCTCGGAAGAGCAAGGAGGAGTGGAATGAAATCCGTCACCAGATTGGGACAACGCTGATCAG GCGACTGAGTCAGAGACCAACTGCAGAAGAACTGGAACAGAGGAACATTCTTCAGC CGAAAAATGAAGCTGACCGTCAAGCTGAGAAGCGCGAGATCAAGCGCCGGCTCACCAGAAAG CTTAGCCAAAGGCCTACAGTGGCAGAGCTACAGGCCAGGAAGATCCTGAGGTTTAATGAGTATGTGGAAGTAACAGATGCTCAAGACTATGACCGGCGAGCAGATAAGCCATGGACAAAGCTGACACCAGCTGACAAG GCAGCCATCAGGAAGGAGCTGAATGAGTTTAAGAGCTGTGAAATGGAAGTGCACGAGGAGAGCAAGCAGTTCACGAG ATACCATCGACCATAA
- the PHACTR4 gene encoding phosphatase and actin regulator 4 isoform X3, with protein MGVDVLESGDTTPPTKRKSKFSSFGKIFKPWKWRKKKSSDKFKETSEVLERKISMRKPREELVKRGVLLEEPEQDGEEPEKLNPPALKNGHTVPIGGPGVCNLPSQEEEATKPPSLRKPVPVEEPKKRQGSSSSHPGPELEPPQEPHVPRQPLLPPKRPPSTSQEANEVQAKDPTPASSTARTAPFSTAPTAAKTVSSTAAPSPAPRTLLPAPASANAIAPTSTTSTAPAKQPPVPPPKPVNRNSNSLIAELSQVMTSGTALSKPSPPLPPKRGLLPNNTSEAVTSKPPNDRTVTASRPAPIPVHMTSAYPPPSPSPPLPTHIPPEPPRVALPTSTPVPDPPCSLDLPKETPLPPPLPEEFRSMEVLKRTAEQGFGEPHVLPRLPQIPLHIRIQQALASPLPVTPPPEGSHRAHSLLFENDGFGEDNGTLGRTRSLPVTIEMLKVPDDEEEEDDDQEEEQNSGPRVYIGDVPSVTVIPKLVPQVLPEEQEGDEGMSDSDSEGPILYKDDEDEEEDESHNSTLANKVKRKDTLAIKLGNTTAPQEEKSIFPRKSKEEWNEIRHQIGTTLIRRLSQRPTAEELEQRNILQPKNEADRQAEKREIKRRLTRKLSQRPTVAELQARKILRFNEYVEVTDAQDYDRRADKPWTKLTPADKAAIRKELNEFKSCEMEVHEESKQFTRYHRP; from the exons ATGGGGGTAGATGTTTTGGAATCAGGTGACACCACACCTCCtacaaagaggaaaagcaagtTCTCAAGCTTTGGCAAGATTTTCAAACCCTGGaagtggaggaaaaagaaaagcagtgacaaATTCAAGGAGACTTCAGAAG TTTTAGAACGAAAGATTTCTATGCGAAAGCCAAGAGAGGAGCTGGTAAAAAGAGGGGTTCTGTTGGAAGAGCCTGAGCAGG ATGGTGAAGAGCCAGAGAAGCTGAACCCACCTGCACTGAAGAATGGCCACACTGTCCCCATTGGGGGCCCTGGGGTCTGTAacctgcccagccaggaggaAGAGGCCACAAAGCCACCCAGCCTtaggaagcctgttccagtggaGGAACCAAAGAAGAGGCAGG gctcctccagcagccacccTGGGCCTGAACTGGAACCACCTCAGGAGCCACATGTTCCCAGACAACCTCTTCTTCCTCCAAAAAGACCTCCCTCTACTTCCCAGGAGGCAAACGAAGTACAGGCAAAGGATCCAacacctgccagcagcactgcaagaaCTGCCCCCTTCAGCACAGCCCCCACAGCAGCAAAGACAGTCAGTTCCacagctgccccttccccagcccccaggactctgctccctgctcctgcaagTGCCAATGCTATTGCTCCCACCAGTacaaccagcacagctcctgccaaacagcctcctgtccctcctcccaAACCCGTCAACAGAAACAGCAACTCACTAATAG ctgaacTTTCCCAAGTAATGACCAGTGGTACAGCCTTGTCCAagccttcccctcctctccctccaaaGAGAGGCCTTCTGCCTAACAACACGTCAGAGGCTGTCACCTCTAAGCCCCCAAACGACAGGACAGTGACAGCAAGTCGCCCTGCACCAATTCCAGTGCACATGACCTCAGCTTATCCACCACCTTCGCCCTCGCCGCCGCTGCCCACCCACATACCCCCTGAACCTCCACGCGTGGCCCTGCCCACCTCCACCCCTGTCCCAGACCCACCGTGCTCCCTGGACTTGCCCAAGGAgactcctctgcctcctcctcttcctgaaGAGTTCAGGTCCATGGAAGTGTTGAAGAGGACAGCAGAACAAGGCTTTGGTGAACCCCATGTGCTGCCTCGCTTGCCTCAAATCCCACTGCACATTCGTATCCAGCAGGCTCTGGCCAGCCCTCTGCCTGTCACCCCACCTCCCGAGGGGTCCCACAGGGCTCACTCGTTGCTCTTTGAGAACGATGGTTTTGGAGAAGACAATGGCACTCTGGGGAGGACAAGATCCCTGCCTGTCACCATTGAGATGCTCAAAGT TCCAGAcgatgaggaagaggaagatgatgacCAGGAAGAAGAACAGAATTCAGGTCCTCGCGTGTATATTGGAGATGTGCCATCTGTCACAGTCATCCCCAAACTGGTACCCCAGGTCCTCCcggaggagcaggaaggagatgAAGGGATGAGCGACTCTGACTCCGAGGGGCCCATCCTGTATAAAgatgatgaggatgaggaagaagaTGAAAGCCATAACA GCACACTGGCCAATAAAGTGAAGAGGAAAGATACGCTCGCTATAAAGCTGGGGAACACAACTGCGCCACAGGAGGAGAAGAGCATCTTCCCTCGGAAGAGCAAGGAGGAGTGGAATGAAATCCGTCACCAGATTGGGACAACGCTGATCAG GCGACTGAGTCAGAGACCAACTGCAGAAGAACTGGAACAGAGGAACATTCTTCAGC CGAAAAATGAAGCTGACCGTCAAGCTGAGAAGCGCGAGATCAAGCGCCGGCTCACCAGAAAG CTTAGCCAAAGGCCTACAGTGGCAGAGCTACAGGCCAGGAAGATCCTGAGGTTTAATGAGTATGTGGAAGTAACAGATGCTCAAGACTATGACCGGCGAGCAGATAAGCCATGGACAAAGCTGACACCAGCTGACAAG GCAGCCATCAGGAAGGAGCTGAATGAGTTTAAGAGCTGTGAAATGGAAGTGCACGAGGAGAGCAAGCAGTTCACGAG ATACCATCGACCATAA
- the PHACTR4 gene encoding phosphatase and actin regulator 4 isoform X4, whose translation MGQPHFSRPVNPGAFAEDVDHAPSDASMGVDVLESGDTTPPTKRKSKFSSFGKIFKPWKWRKKKSSDKFKETSEDGEEPEKLNPPALKNGHTVPIGGPGVCNLPSQEEEATKPPSLRKPVPVEEPKKRQGSSSSHPGPELEPPQEPHVPRQPLLPPKRPPSTSQEANEVQAKDPTPASSTARTAPFSTAPTAAKTVSSTAAPSPAPRTLLPAPASANAIAPTSTTSTAPAKQPPVPPPKPVNRNSNSLIAELSQVMTSGTALSKPSPPLPPKRGLLPNNTSEAVTSKPPNDRTVTASRPAPIPVHMTSAYPPPSPSPPLPTHIPPEPPRVALPTSTPVPDPPCSLDLPKETPLPPPLPEEFRSMEVLKRTAEQGFGEPHVLPRLPQIPLHIRIQQALASPLPVTPPPEGSHRAHSLLFENDGFGEDNGTLGRTRSLPVTIEMLKVPDDEEEEDDDQEEEQNSGPRVYIGDVPSVTVIPKLVPQVLPEEQEGDEGMSDSDSEGPILYKDDEDEEEDESHNSTLANKVKRKDTLAIKLGNTTAPQEEKSIFPRKSKEEWNEIRHQIGTTLIRRLSQRPTAEELEQRNILQPKNEADRQAEKREIKRRLTRKLSQRPTVAELQARKILRFNEYVEVTDAQDYDRRADKPWTKLTPADKAAIRKELNEFKSCEMEVHEESKQFTRYHRP comes from the exons ATGGGGCAGCCGCACTTCTCGAGACCGGTAAATCCAGGTGCTTTTG ctgaagaCGTGGATCACGCCCCAAGTGATGCCAGCATGGGGGTAGATGTTTTGGAATCAGGTGACACCACACCTCCtacaaagaggaaaagcaagtTCTCAAGCTTTGGCAAGATTTTCAAACCCTGGaagtggaggaaaaagaaaagcagtgacaaATTCAAGGAGACTTCAGAAG ATGGTGAAGAGCCAGAGAAGCTGAACCCACCTGCACTGAAGAATGGCCACACTGTCCCCATTGGGGGCCCTGGGGTCTGTAacctgcccagccaggaggaAGAGGCCACAAAGCCACCCAGCCTtaggaagcctgttccagtggaGGAACCAAAGAAGAGGCAGG gctcctccagcagccacccTGGGCCTGAACTGGAACCACCTCAGGAGCCACATGTTCCCAGACAACCTCTTCTTCCTCCAAAAAGACCTCCCTCTACTTCCCAGGAGGCAAACGAAGTACAGGCAAAGGATCCAacacctgccagcagcactgcaagaaCTGCCCCCTTCAGCACAGCCCCCACAGCAGCAAAGACAGTCAGTTCCacagctgccccttccccagcccccaggactctgctccctgctcctgcaagTGCCAATGCTATTGCTCCCACCAGTacaaccagcacagctcctgccaaacagcctcctgtccctcctcccaAACCCGTCAACAGAAACAGCAACTCACTAATAG ctgaacTTTCCCAAGTAATGACCAGTGGTACAGCCTTGTCCAagccttcccctcctctccctccaaaGAGAGGCCTTCTGCCTAACAACACGTCAGAGGCTGTCACCTCTAAGCCCCCAAACGACAGGACAGTGACAGCAAGTCGCCCTGCACCAATTCCAGTGCACATGACCTCAGCTTATCCACCACCTTCGCCCTCGCCGCCGCTGCCCACCCACATACCCCCTGAACCTCCACGCGTGGCCCTGCCCACCTCCACCCCTGTCCCAGACCCACCGTGCTCCCTGGACTTGCCCAAGGAgactcctctgcctcctcctcttcctgaaGAGTTCAGGTCCATGGAAGTGTTGAAGAGGACAGCAGAACAAGGCTTTGGTGAACCCCATGTGCTGCCTCGCTTGCCTCAAATCCCACTGCACATTCGTATCCAGCAGGCTCTGGCCAGCCCTCTGCCTGTCACCCCACCTCCCGAGGGGTCCCACAGGGCTCACTCGTTGCTCTTTGAGAACGATGGTTTTGGAGAAGACAATGGCACTCTGGGGAGGACAAGATCCCTGCCTGTCACCATTGAGATGCTCAAAGT TCCAGAcgatgaggaagaggaagatgatgacCAGGAAGAAGAACAGAATTCAGGTCCTCGCGTGTATATTGGAGATGTGCCATCTGTCACAGTCATCCCCAAACTGGTACCCCAGGTCCTCCcggaggagcaggaaggagatgAAGGGATGAGCGACTCTGACTCCGAGGGGCCCATCCTGTATAAAgatgatgaggatgaggaagaagaTGAAAGCCATAACA GCACACTGGCCAATAAAGTGAAGAGGAAAGATACGCTCGCTATAAAGCTGGGGAACACAACTGCGCCACAGGAGGAGAAGAGCATCTTCCCTCGGAAGAGCAAGGAGGAGTGGAATGAAATCCGTCACCAGATTGGGACAACGCTGATCAG GCGACTGAGTCAGAGACCAACTGCAGAAGAACTGGAACAGAGGAACATTCTTCAGC CGAAAAATGAAGCTGACCGTCAAGCTGAGAAGCGCGAGATCAAGCGCCGGCTCACCAGAAAG CTTAGCCAAAGGCCTACAGTGGCAGAGCTACAGGCCAGGAAGATCCTGAGGTTTAATGAGTATGTGGAAGTAACAGATGCTCAAGACTATGACCGGCGAGCAGATAAGCCATGGACAAAGCTGACACCAGCTGACAAG GCAGCCATCAGGAAGGAGCTGAATGAGTTTAAGAGCTGTGAAATGGAAGTGCACGAGGAGAGCAAGCAGTTCACGAG ATACCATCGACCATAA
- the PHACTR4 gene encoding phosphatase and actin regulator 4 isoform X2, with translation MEENAAEDVDHAPSDASMGVDVLESGDTTPPTKRKSKFSSFGKIFKPWKWRKKKSSDKFKETSEVLERKISMRKPREELVKRGVLLEEPEQDGEEPEKLNPPALKNGHTVPIGGPGVCNLPSQEEEATKPPSLRKPVPVEEPKKRQGSSSSHPGPELEPPQEPHVPRQPLLPPKRPPSTSQEANEVQAKDPTPASSTARTAPFSTAPTAAKTVSSTAAPSPAPRTLLPAPASANAIAPTSTTSTAPAKQPPVPPPKPVNRNSNSLIAELSQVMTSGTALSKPSPPLPPKRGLLPNNTSEAVTSKPPNDRTVTASRPAPIPVHMTSAYPPPSPSPPLPTHIPPEPPRVALPTSTPVPDPPCSLDLPKETPLPPPLPEEFRSMEVLKRTAEQGFGEPHVLPRLPQIPLHIRIQQALASPLPVTPPPEGSHRAHSLLFENDGFGEDNGTLGRTRSLPVTIEMLKVPDDEEEEDDDQEEEQNSGPRVYIGDVPSVTVIPKLVPQVLPEEQEGDEGMSDSDSEGPILYKDDEDEEEDESHNSTLANKVKRKDTLAIKLGNTTAPQEEKSIFPRKSKEEWNEIRHQIGTTLIRRLSQRPTAEELEQRNILQPKNEADRQAEKREIKRRLTRKLSQRPTVAELQARKILRFNEYVEVTDAQDYDRRADKPWTKLTPADKAAIRKELNEFKSCEMEVHEESKQFTRYHRP, from the exons ATGGAAGAGAACGCTG ctgaagaCGTGGATCACGCCCCAAGTGATGCCAGCATGGGGGTAGATGTTTTGGAATCAGGTGACACCACACCTCCtacaaagaggaaaagcaagtTCTCAAGCTTTGGCAAGATTTTCAAACCCTGGaagtggaggaaaaagaaaagcagtgacaaATTCAAGGAGACTTCAGAAG TTTTAGAACGAAAGATTTCTATGCGAAAGCCAAGAGAGGAGCTGGTAAAAAGAGGGGTTCTGTTGGAAGAGCCTGAGCAGG ATGGTGAAGAGCCAGAGAAGCTGAACCCACCTGCACTGAAGAATGGCCACACTGTCCCCATTGGGGGCCCTGGGGTCTGTAacctgcccagccaggaggaAGAGGCCACAAAGCCACCCAGCCTtaggaagcctgttccagtggaGGAACCAAAGAAGAGGCAGG gctcctccagcagccacccTGGGCCTGAACTGGAACCACCTCAGGAGCCACATGTTCCCAGACAACCTCTTCTTCCTCCAAAAAGACCTCCCTCTACTTCCCAGGAGGCAAACGAAGTACAGGCAAAGGATCCAacacctgccagcagcactgcaagaaCTGCCCCCTTCAGCACAGCCCCCACAGCAGCAAAGACAGTCAGTTCCacagctgccccttccccagcccccaggactctgctccctgctcctgcaagTGCCAATGCTATTGCTCCCACCAGTacaaccagcacagctcctgccaaacagcctcctgtccctcctcccaAACCCGTCAACAGAAACAGCAACTCACTAATAG ctgaacTTTCCCAAGTAATGACCAGTGGTACAGCCTTGTCCAagccttcccctcctctccctccaaaGAGAGGCCTTCTGCCTAACAACACGTCAGAGGCTGTCACCTCTAAGCCCCCAAACGACAGGACAGTGACAGCAAGTCGCCCTGCACCAATTCCAGTGCACATGACCTCAGCTTATCCACCACCTTCGCCCTCGCCGCCGCTGCCCACCCACATACCCCCTGAACCTCCACGCGTGGCCCTGCCCACCTCCACCCCTGTCCCAGACCCACCGTGCTCCCTGGACTTGCCCAAGGAgactcctctgcctcctcctcttcctgaaGAGTTCAGGTCCATGGAAGTGTTGAAGAGGACAGCAGAACAAGGCTTTGGTGAACCCCATGTGCTGCCTCGCTTGCCTCAAATCCCACTGCACATTCGTATCCAGCAGGCTCTGGCCAGCCCTCTGCCTGTCACCCCACCTCCCGAGGGGTCCCACAGGGCTCACTCGTTGCTCTTTGAGAACGATGGTTTTGGAGAAGACAATGGCACTCTGGGGAGGACAAGATCCCTGCCTGTCACCATTGAGATGCTCAAAGT TCCAGAcgatgaggaagaggaagatgatgacCAGGAAGAAGAACAGAATTCAGGTCCTCGCGTGTATATTGGAGATGTGCCATCTGTCACAGTCATCCCCAAACTGGTACCCCAGGTCCTCCcggaggagcaggaaggagatgAAGGGATGAGCGACTCTGACTCCGAGGGGCCCATCCTGTATAAAgatgatgaggatgaggaagaagaTGAAAGCCATAACA GCACACTGGCCAATAAAGTGAAGAGGAAAGATACGCTCGCTATAAAGCTGGGGAACACAACTGCGCCACAGGAGGAGAAGAGCATCTTCCCTCGGAAGAGCAAGGAGGAGTGGAATGAAATCCGTCACCAGATTGGGACAACGCTGATCAG GCGACTGAGTCAGAGACCAACTGCAGAAGAACTGGAACAGAGGAACATTCTTCAGC CGAAAAATGAAGCTGACCGTCAAGCTGAGAAGCGCGAGATCAAGCGCCGGCTCACCAGAAAG CTTAGCCAAAGGCCTACAGTGGCAGAGCTACAGGCCAGGAAGATCCTGAGGTTTAATGAGTATGTGGAAGTAACAGATGCTCAAGACTATGACCGGCGAGCAGATAAGCCATGGACAAAGCTGACACCAGCTGACAAG GCAGCCATCAGGAAGGAGCTGAATGAGTTTAAGAGCTGTGAAATGGAAGTGCACGAGGAGAGCAAGCAGTTCACGAG ATACCATCGACCATAA